CGTTCTTCAAGTGACAGTCGCTCCACTGCGTCTCAGTCATCCAGCGACAGTCGCTCCCCTCCGTCTCACACGTCCAACAACAGCCGCTCGCCTCCCTCTCAGTCGTCCAGCGATAGTCGCTCCACGCCATCCGAGGACGGGGCCGAGCTGAAGGCATGTACACAGCAGAAGGTCGACCTACTGCCGATCACTTTTACACAGGGCAGTAAGGAGGTGGAACTGCAAGAAACAAGTAAGGACGACAAGAAGGTGATCATTAGAGATGTGGAGGACCTCAGCCCCATAAAGTGTAAGCAAaagaagacacaaaaacacggcgaaggaagaggagaggagtcgtcaTCCCCTGCAGCTGCAGATTCAACCGACAACAACAGAAAGGATGAGAGGGGGCACGACCCTGAACCACATGCCTGCAAAGATGGCACCTCAGTGAAGGATGAAGCAACCTTTCAATCCACTTTGAAACCAGATCAATCTTTGGATAAAGATTGTGTAAGAAGCAGAGACAAGGGGGATttagaagaaaagaaagggcGGAGAAGAGGCAAGGATTCAGACTCGAGGCAAGATGTAGAGAGACGGCACAGAATGAAGTCCAGTAGAGGGGCAGATagggtggagacagacagatacagacacacCGGAGGCAGAAAAGCTCCTGACTTAAGCTCAGagaagaacagaaaaagaaaaggagagacaccagagaaaaaagaagccagcaaaGATGAATCCCCCGAACTGATTGAAGAAAAGAAGCAAAATATTGAGCAGAAAAAAGAGAGTAAGCCGTGGCCTCTTAAAGAGAAAGACATCTGGGAGGGAAGAGTAACAGTGAAGCCCCAGAAGAAAATAAGCATCAACATCAACTTTGATgttaaaaagaaagaggagaaacctgAAAAACAGGAGAGCACCATAGGAAAATCAGAGGATGAAATGGAGAAGACGGTTGATGGAGAGGAGAAGTTAAACAGAGGAGACACTGACGTTGAACTTGATGAAAAGAAGAAGTCAAGCAGAGAAAAGGAAGAACAAATCAAACCAGATGACGGAGAGCCGAGGCAGTTGTGGGAGAAAGCAGCCATCGGAAATGACAAGAGAGGGATGTGGGTTACCCTcgcagcagaggaagaaaatgatggagaaaataaagatgagGACTTTGACTCATGGCATTGTGCCcccagaggagccgaggaggaggaggagggtaacAATCAGATGGAGGAAGTAGATGAGAGTTGGAGCATGactggaaaagaggagaaagaagagagagtgaggagagagagagagattgaagaGTTTTTCCAAATCTCTCagaaggagaagacagagggagaaagcaCATGCgaggaaaacagaggaaaccTGCCTGAGGGAGTGAAGACGAGGgtgaggaaagaagaagaagacgagatGAAGATCACACCACAGAGGAGCAGCAACGAGAACCACCACGACGGACCTAACTCCATCAGGATGGATGACGACAGGTCAGAATGTTTCAGCTTTACTTTTAAAGCCGAATCCTGCAGCTCACTCTTAGATGTAGAGATAatgacggtgtgtgtgtctgtgtgtgtctgtgtgtgtttaacgcAGCAGCTGTGAGGATTCTCAGGAGAAGTGGGCAGTGGTTAAAGCTCTGGAGGAAAACATCCAGGACACAGCTGTCGAGGATCAGCTCGTACTCATACAGGTGCGTCCATGAGCCCAGATCACAAGGTGTGGGATCAAAGTTTCTAAAGCTGTGGGAATCATATCATGAGCAATGGGAATggaaatgtattttcatttgtatcacacaaactcacaatcgGGTGTTAATATTGTGTCTCTAACCCTTATTACTGGTTTAGCTGCTTTGATGCATTGTTTAAGTGTGTTGCAAATCCAAAAGATTTACATATATTCATGCAGAACCCTCTCAGTGACATTTTACCTATCCGTCTCAGGTCCCTCGCTCCAAATGGGAGAAGGAAGAGtcctgggaggaggtggagaatgaAGGAGAGGTCAAAGCTCCAGACCCTCGGCCCGTGATTCTGCCTCCAGCGTTAGTGACACCAACCGACAGGGAGACAGTGGGAAAGGAGAGGCAGAGGTCAGTGGACACAAAGAaagacagggacagacagaaAGGAAAGGACGAGGAGCGAGAGAGAAGTTTTGATAGGAGTATGGCTCCCTCTAGTGGTAGAGACACGAATGACGGCACCTGgtgtgcagacagagagagggagagagggatggagagggggagggataGACAGAAAGAGACCAAGAGATCTAAAGATAGGACAAGGGgtgaagaaagagggagagacagagggcacAGCAGCTCTGCCTCACTCCAAAAGAAGAATCTCCCTTCCTCCAGTCATTTCTCCCAGCATTCAATGTCAcaggacacagagaggagagggcgtCAGCAAGGAGGCGACCATGACCACAAGAAGAGCTCCACCTCCTCGCATCCCGGCGGGAAGCACTCCAGCAGTGGAAGCAGGGATAGGAGAGCTGTGGAGATGCCTgataaacacgcacacaaaactcAAAGAGACACTCCACTGGACCCAAAACGTAAAGACAAACACTACCATAGTCACCGAGAATCATCAGGGAGGAGACACCAGGACAGAGCCCCAGGGACCCAACTTTCCTCAGAGTTCCCCTCAGAGTCCTCCAGCCCAAAGCCCAGAATGAGCAGCTCTGGACTAGAGCTGAAACAGGACAGAAGTAGAAATGAGAGCAAGGAAGCGAAGGAATGGACGGGAAACAAAGTGGGAAGAGAGGCCGAGGCAGAAGGAGGGAGCCTGTGGCGAGACGTGGACCAGCAAATGTCCCAGGAGATCAAGTGGGAAGacctggaggagggagagagacccagcagcagcagctcatcagCGAGCCAGGACGGCAGCAAGGAtgacgggaggaagaggaaacagaaggagCAGCAGGTGGAGATGAGCCAAGCTTGCCCCGAGCCGCTGGAGGACTGCGAGCTGAAGAAGCACAAGAAGAAGTCGAGGAGGAGCAAggatgggagggaggaggaggagggtggaggagagggggaggacgaCCAGGCCAAACGCTGCTCAGCTCTGTCATCTTGATCATCATGGATGATAATGACAATTACTTGAAttatgtttttccttctctgtccAAAaagtgcctgttttttttttttttttacttattttcctTTTGCCAGGATACTTTTTGTGTCATCTTCAGATATTTAGTTTGAAATGCACCAGCTAAAATACAAAGCAAACAATTTGTAAAAGGAAAAGCACTTTATAACAATCAAGAAAAAAGTCTGAATGTGAATGGAAGCAAAAGTTGAAACCATTGACTGCTTGAATTAGTTTGAGTTGAAGGAGTTTTCACAGCTTTGCTCAGGTCTGCCCGCACCTACAGGAAAATCTTACTTTTACTTGAAACAGGTCCACCAGTCATTTGATTTGCCTCAAACTGGAGCACAGACGTGCACCGGAGAGGATTATTGAAAGAGTTTGTGATTAATTTAAAGGAGAGACTGTGAATATTTATGATTTGAACCTCTGTGTTGTActttcgttttttctttttaattttgtaaATGTTGGATCAATTAATAATCTACCAGAGGAGCGTttagtttttcctgttttgaaggaaataaaaaaaaagaaatcatccATAAAACGTTGTCCTGTTTCTGTTAACATGATTTTGTCTCATATTCCTTATGAATGGATTCAGACTGTTATATAAACTGGCAGATTTAAAGTCTGACCAGTACAGTGACTCTGAAATGCCATCTGTATTTGTCTGACAGATGAAGCCATCAGTACTTTTCACCTTATGTTATACTTCCAtgaaacttttactttgaaatgttttttatttattaactctTTCTAAAATCCCAGGCCGATTGATTGGGTCCAAGGTCCAGTTGACCTGACCCT
Above is a genomic segment from Pleuronectes platessa chromosome 16, fPlePla1.1, whole genome shotgun sequence containing:
- the rbbp6 gene encoding E3 ubiquitin-protein ligase RBBP6 produces the protein MTHVHYKFSSKLSYDTAVFDGPHITLRDLKKQIMARERLRSGDCDLQITNAQSKQEYTDDEGLIPKGASVIVRRIPIIGGKSGSSNKTHHKDRSVTQLQHAYEVVKAMDAQASSSTLHLFSKMTNLADADVSEEDKIKVLQNQSAYDSVNYSKRFGTVLPANYTCYRCGNTGHHIRNCPTSGQDKSYEAPLRIKKSSGIPRSFMVEVDDPSVKGAMLTNCGRYAVAAIDAKAYAIGKKEKPPFFQQDKPKSEVEEDPIPEELLCLICHDLLSDAVVIPCCGNSYCDDCIRTTLLDSEEHVCPTCSQSDVSPDTLIANKFLRQAVNNFKKERGQSKSLPVKGGTSQSQNPTPTPSPARSPPPPPPVQSQPQLPQEPMCSEQDSPLHCPEVEDTPPLSENPPAATGPTSPCNKLSTSLQTELSCLKTPDREAEGETQDDSAAAAAATTPPPVLLSDKDPAAAPSPLVEHTTVAEPPPTVTVELQQSPLAFFSESKGPGPRHPPPSSCWSGLVNCVCMLSCVCDSTHCLRVDLFSLYLPHRAFPPSGCPPGGWSESQQLTSSPCSAYTVPPPPPLFPSPLFHTYLSAHQSHTSYPPGYPPPATPIWTLPCPQGAPLPSLCSSTSTIPALVPKEWYRRQTEKKERSPHRGSTHRHSSSRSQSKSSKSKSSRSYSSSKSRSRSRSRSQGRSRPRSPYSRHRDLHTRSTPSYSYGYRRSPTPSSSSSPHVGHHSRSKSPSDHRKNRHHSRHHHTKKSASSSYGSARRGERSGREDGGFGASLTTSHYAHHSSQRSGLELETERYLQWKKEYKEWCEKYFNSYVGPFHQLPLPFINLPPPPQWEGSKSYSPANLDSRYRQAARTHGRSPPSQSSSDSRSPLSRSSSDSRSTASQSSSDSRSPPSHTSNNSRSPPSQSSSDSRSTPSEDGAELKACTQQKVDLLPITFTQGSKEVELQETSKDDKKVIIRDVEDLSPIKCKQKKTQKHGEGRGEESSSPAAADSTDNNRKDERGHDPEPHACKDGTSVKDEATFQSTLKPDQSLDKDCVRSRDKGDLEEKKGRRRGKDSDSRQDVERRHRMKSSRGADRVETDRYRHTGGRKAPDLSSEKNRKRKGETPEKKEASKDESPELIEEKKQNIEQKKESKPWPLKEKDIWEGRVTVKPQKKISININFDVKKKEEKPEKQESTIGKSEDEMEKTVDGEEKLNRGDTDVELDEKKKSSREKEEQIKPDDGEPRQLWEKAAIGNDKRGMWVTLAAEEENDGENKDEDFDSWHCAPRGAEEEEEGNNQMEEVDESWSMTGKEEKEERVRREREIEEFFQISQKEKTEGESTCEENRGNLPEGVKTRVRKEEEDEMKITPQRSSNENHHDGPNSIRMDDDSSCEDSQEKWAVVKALEENIQDTAVEDQLVLIQVPRSKWEKEESWEEVENEGEVKAPDPRPVILPPALVTPTDRETVGKERQRSVDTKKDRDRQKGKDEERERSFDRSMAPSSGRDTNDGTWCADRERERGMERGRDRQKETKRSKDRTRGEERGRDRGHSSSASLQKKNLPSSSHFSQHSMSQDTERRGRQQGGDHDHKKSSTSSHPGGKHSSSGSRDRRAVEMPDKHAHKTQRDTPLDPKRKDKHYHSHRESSGRRHQDRAPGTQLSSEFPSESSSPKPRMSSSGLELKQDRSRNESKEAKEWTGNKVGREAEAEGGSLWRDVDQQMSQEIKWEDLEEGERPSSSSSSASQDGSKDDGRKRKQKEQQVEMSQACPEPLEDCELKKHKKKSRRSKDGREEEEGGGEGEDDQAKRCSALSS